Proteins encoded within one genomic window of Oncorhynchus masou masou isolate Uvic2021 chromosome 1, UVic_Omas_1.1, whole genome shotgun sequence:
- the LOC135543301 gene encoding golgin subfamily A member 3-like, producing MKNHKAAVAEMETANGENHQLDLIPQSKEDGADPVENDAQLLKKGGHNGSFKADVVPNGERVARGPGPGAGGDGHPNGPLPPPSPPAAQGTSPTVSPHSKEPSQGVAAFPPPILEKSEGTSAEGPVHKGHALQSLRLSMPMQETELSVEEQSLEMENEEKIRHDARRRLEEQLKQYRVQRHKETSHRSTLKSRTGFSTLDPDLMMHPEALPRANTTSMTTEYSFLRTNVPRGPKLGSLGIPPAKERKSRSARPSKIHSLADYKTPEPAGGSSGGGGVRTSADSSMGSLGSNLSSVSTLSESSMRSEVSSMETTSSEAPLRSSMSFQDISEVDASSESGMGSRPGGDGNDSDSSTYSSVSTSTRGTGTYGMLAAAVGRQRSGNYTVEGREIAPEAMGNFPSLQEVLQAASDEQHLLELEQDREGTGEPRSRRDSFSSSVSLESSVMGHDEMLQVLKEKMRLEGQLESLSSEANQALKEKTELQAQLATVNAQLRDQVEQAQASQEKQSSLNKEVSTLRQSCSQLERAMVELQGNLERKNAGLSSLGNDLQVAEEQYQRLMGKVEEMQQNMTSRDNAVQELRQQMGGLQTQLQQVQLERSTLQSRLKTSQAEIDSLQQVRQWYQQQLALAQEARVRLQGEVSNMQALQMTQIGVMEHLKLENVTLSHQLTETQHRSIKEKERIAVQLQSIETDMMTQEAAYQQIQDAKNMVEDDLQHKLDEFEEEREHLHKLANTASSLERELEQMKLTLSQKDLQLEALQKDHLELMRQLTATQESLHTKEQSINQLEARYLEIEATLAELQIETNTKDENIQYLQNEKIVLEVALQAARTDKRQLDEGAERLGEEVLVSSYLLDQLRQEVQVKASQIETLQQENGTLKKQAQKLKEQFIQQKVMVEAYRRDAGSKEQLISELKSTKKRLVSEVRGLKQELLEAQGQKQKAELEQSRLQKEVVQVSQQMNSLQNHLQSVQTERDQLEIQIQSLQFDQSQLAAVTEENEGLKKQVEQMQSEAKKAISEQKVRMKRLGTDLTSAQKEMKAKHKAYENAVGILSRRLQEALADKETTEAELVKVKAQVSDGGNNQALQDKIEVLQSELQAVSHSKAMLEKELQEVISLTSTELEEYQEKVMELEDELQEARCFKRRIRRLEDTNKKLSLELEHEKGKLTGLGQSHNALREHSNILETALAKREADLVQLNLQVQAVLKRKEEEDQQMKQLVQTLQVALEKEKTKVKDLKEQVAAAKAEAAHNRRHYRAAMLELCEIKKDLQAKEELVKVLHSEAHKLQAQDEKHSQEVSRFQEELSEAHSHLQILQKQLDEQFSKQPLTNQEVEDLKWEVEQRQREIEAQRQQLEMVEQCSQRELDSLQTALQGIKVELESVQEELSSTRKDKFMLQAKVGELRNSMKTVLLQNQQLKLDLKQNRLRKQRMEPSNPVTPVKIPDCPVPASLLDELLKPSASVSKEPLNNLHNCLRQLKHEMDSLQKQMEEHTVTVHESMTSWTNAEEELARLGVPLDNDSATSTHLNHVDSNRGGGEEETQPL from the exons ATGAAAAACCACAAAGCAGCCGTTGCTGAGATGGAGACAGCCAATGGAGAAAACCATCAACTAGACCTGATACCGCAGTCCAAAGAGGATGGTGCTGATCCTGTGGAGAATGATGCTCAGCTACTGAAGAAAGGAGGGCATAATG GATCTTTCAAAGCAGACGTGGTGCCTAATGGAGAACGAGTGGCACGGGGCCCGGGGCCAGGTGCTGGAGGGGACGGCCATCCAAATGGCCCCCTGCCTCCTCCATCGCCCCCTGCTGCTCAGGGCACCAGCCCCACCGTCAGCCCCCATTCCAAAGAGCCATCCCAAGGTGTGGCCGCTTTCCCACCACCCATACTAGAGAAGTCTGAGGGAACTAGTGCTGAGGGCCCTGTTCACAAGGGCCACGCATTGCAGTCACTCAGACTGAGTATGCCTATGCAGGAGACTGAATTGT CTGTCGAAGAGCAATCACTGGAGATGGAGAATGAGGAGAAGATTCGGCATGATGCTCGGCGACGCCTGGAGGAGCAGCTCAAACAGTACAGGGTGCAGAGGCACAAGGAgacg TCCCACCGCTCTACCTTAAAGAGCCGCACTGGATTCAGCACTCTGGACCCAGACCTCATGATGCACCCAGAGGCTCTCCCCCGGGCCAACACCACCTCCATGACCACAGAGTACTCCTTCCTGCGGACCAACGTCCCCCGGGGCCCAAAGCTGGGCAGCCTGGGCATCCCCCCAGCCAAGGAGAGGAAGTCACGGTCAGCCCGCCCCAGCAAGATCCACTCCCTGGCCGACTACAAGACTCCTGagccagcagggggcagtagtggtggaggtggggtcaGAACTTCTGCAGACTCCTCCATGGGCTCCTTGGGGTCCAACTTGAGCTCTGTGTCCACCCTGTCAGAGAGCAgcatgaggtcagaggtcagctcCATGGAGACGACCTCTTCGGAGGCCCCGCTGAGGTCGTCAATGTCTTTCCAGGACATCTCGGAGGTGGACGCCAGCAGCGAGTCAGGGATGGGGTCGAGGCCCGGTGGAGACGGGAACGACAGCGACAGCTCGACCTACAGCAGCGTGTCCACCTCCACCAGGGGCACTGGAACCTACGGCATGCTGGCTGCAGCAGTGGGCAGGCAGAGGAGCGGGAACTACACAGTGGAGGGTAGGGAGATTGCCCCAGAGGCTATGGGAAACTTCCCCTCACTGCAAGAGGTTCTGCAGGCTGCCAGTGATGAGCAGCACCTGCTGGAGTTGGAGCAGGACAGAGAGGGCACCGGAGAACCACGCAGCCGCAGGGACAGCTTCTCCAGCAG TGTGTCATTAGAGAGCTCTGTGATGGGACATGATGAAATGCTCCAGGTTCTGAAGGAGAAGATGAGACTGGAGGGTCAGCTAGAGTCTCTGTCTTCTGAGGCCAACCAG gctctGAAAGAGAAGACTGAGCTCCAGGCCCAGCTGGCTACAGTCAACGCCCAGCTGCGGGACCAGGTGGAGCAGGCCCAGGCCAGCCAGGAGAAACAGAGCTCCCTCAACAAGGAGGTCTCCACCCTGCGCCAGAGCTGCTCCCAGCTGGAGAGGGCCATGGTGGAGCTGCAGGGCAACCTAGAGCGCAAGAACGCCGGCCTTTCCTCACTGGGCAATGACCTGCAGGTGGCCGAGGAGCAGTACCAGAGGCTCATGGGGAAAGTGGAGGAGATGCAGCAGAACATGACCTCCAGGGACAACGCTG TCCAAGAGTTGCGTCAGCAGATGGGTGGACTCCAGACTCAGCTCCAGCAGGTCCAACTAGAGCGCAGCACCCTGCAGAGCCGGCTGAAGACCTCCCAGGCCGAGATTGACTCACTGCAGCAGGTCCGCCAATGGTACCAGCAGCAGCTAGCGCTGGCACAGGAGGCTCGAGTACGGCTCCAGGGTGAAGTGTCCAACATGCAG GCTTTGCAGATGACCCAGATTGGTGTCATGGAGCACCTAAAGCTGGAGAATGTGACTCTGTCCCACCAGCTGACAGAAACCCAGCATCGCTCCATCAAAGAGAAGGAGCGCATCGCCGTACAGCTGCAGAGTATTGAG ACTGACATGATGACCCAGGAGGCTGCCTACCAGCAGATCCAGGATGCCAAGAACATGGTGGAGGATGACCTCCAGCACAAGCTAGATGAGTTTGAGGAGGAGCGAGAGCACTTACACAAACTGGCCAACACAGCCAGCTCTCTGGAGAGGGAACTAGAGCAG ATGAAGTTGACCCTATCGCAGAAGGACCTGCAGCTGGAGGCCCTCCAGAAAGACCACCTAGAGCTGATGAGACAGCTGACAGCCACTCAGGAGAGCCTACACACCAAAGAGCAGTCCATCAACCAGCTAGAGGCACGCTACCTAGAGATAGAGGCCACTCTGGCAGAGCTGCAGATAGAGACCAACACCAAAGACGAGAACATCCAGTATCTACAGAATGAGAAGATTGTGCTGGAGGTGGCCCTCCAGGCTGCCAGGACTGATAAAAGGCAGCTGGACGAGGGGGCcgagaggctgggggaggaggtGCTGGTGTCCTCGTACCTCCTGGATCAGCTCAGGCAGGAGGTCCAGGTGAAAGCCTCACAG ATTGAAACTCTGCAGCAGGAAAATGGCACCCTGAAGAAACAAGCCCAGAAATTGAAAGAGCAGTTCATACAGCAAAAG GTGATGGTGGAGGCCTATCGGCGGGACGCGGGCTCCAAGGAGCAGCTGATCAGTGAGCTGAAGTCGACGAAGAAGCGTCTGGTGTCGGAGGTGAGGGGGCTGAAGCAGGAGCTGCTGGAGGCCCAGGGGCAGAAGCAGAAGGCTGAGCTGGAGCAGAGCCGGCTGCAGAAGGAGGTGGTCCAGGTCTCGCAGCAGATGAACAGCCTGCAGAACCACCTGCAGTCCGTGCAGACCGAGAGGGATCAGCTGGAGATACAGATCCAG TCCCTGCAGTTTGACCAGAGTCAGCTAGCAGCAGTGACAGAGGAGAATGAGGGCCTGAAGAAACAGGTGGAGCAGATGCAGTCGGAAGCCAAGAA GGCCATCTCAGAGCAGAAGGTGAGAATGAAGCGGCTGGGGACTGATTTGACCAGCGCGCAGAAGGAGATGAAGGCCAAGCACAAGGCCTATGAGAACGCAGTCGGCATCCTGAGTCGCAGGCTCCAGGAAGCCCTGGCAGACAAGGAGACCACAGAGGCAGAGCTGGTCAAAGTCAAGGCCCAGGTCTCAGATGGAGGCAACAATCAGGCCCTGCAG GATAAAATTGAGGTTCTGCAGAGTGAGCTCCAGGCTGTGAGCCACAGCAAGGCCATGCTGGAGAAAGAGCTTCAGGAGGTAATTTCCCTCACCAGCACTGAGCTGGAGGAGTACCAGGAGAAAGTAATGGAGCTTGAGGATGAG CTGCAGGAGGCACGATGCTTCAAAAGGCGGATTAGGAGGCTGGAAGACACCAACAAGAAGCTATCCTTGGAGCTGGAACATGAGAAAGGAAAGTTGACAGGATTAGGGCAGTCCCACAATGCACTGCGGGAGCATTCCAATATTCTGGAGACTGCCCTAGCCAAGAGAGAGGCAGACCTGGTCCAGCTCAACCTCCAG GTGCAAGCCGTACTAAAACGCAAAGAGGAGGAAGACCAGCAGATGAAACAGCTGGTCCAGACACTACAGGTCGCCTTGGAGAAGGAAAAGACAAAAGTCAAGGACCTGAAAGAGCAG GTGGCAGCAGCCAAGGCGGAGGCTGCCCACAACAGGCGGCACTACCGGGCAGCCATGCTGGAGCTGTGTGAGATCAAGAAGGACCTGCAGGCCAAGGAGGAGCTGGTCAAAGTCCTGCACAGCGAGGCACACAAACTACA GGCTCAGGATGAGAAACACTCTCAGGAGGTCTCCAGGTTCCAGGAGGAGCTGTCAGAGGCCCACTCCCACCTCCAGATCCTGCAGAAACAGCTGGATGAGCAGTTCAGCAAGCAGCCTCTCACCAACCAGGAG GTGGAGGATTTGAAGTGGGAGGTGGAGCAGAGGCAGAGGGAAATCGAGGCCCAGAGACAGCAGCTCGAGATGGTGGAGCAGTGTAGCCAGAGGGAGCTGGACAGCCTGCAGACCgctctacag GGGATTAAGGTGGAGCTGGAGTCTGTGCAGGAGGAGCTCAGCAGCACCAGGAAAGATAAGTTCATGCTGCAGGCCAAGGTGGGGGAGCTGAGGAACAGCATGAAGACTGTCCTGCTGCAGAACCAGCAGCTCAAACTGGACCTCAAACAGAACCGCCTCCGGAAG CAGAGGATGGAGCCATCGAACCCAGTGACCCCGGTGAAGATCCCAGACTGCCCTGTGCCTGCCTCCCTGCTGGATGAGCTGCTCAAGCCCTCTGCCTCCGTCAGCAAGGAGCCCCTCAATAACCTGCACAACTGTCTGCGCCAGCTCAA ACATGAGATGGACAGCCTTCAGAAGCAGATGGAGGAGCACACAGTCACCGTGCACGAGTCCATGACGTCATGGACTAACGCAGAGGAAGAACTTGCTCGACTGGGGGTGCCGCTGGACAATGACTCCGCAACATCCACCCATCTAAACCATGTGGACagtaacagaggaggaggagaggaggagacacagccATTGTAA